One window of the Leptospira koniambonensis genome contains the following:
- a CDS encoding HDOD domain-containing protein: MNINWYHFEKEGYYLSVRNVNERIEKLNPLYIRFTTLNKNVDKLISVLLDRYLVYLDAITLKESVFSILRESAMNAVKANSKRIFFAENNLNISNPDDYVRGMANFKKEMIKDKERYAALLEKVKFHCLITLAFNRTSFLMRVSNNAPIIPEELKRVENRIGKSKEYNDLGEVFADHADDTEGAGLGLAMSLLMLKNEGISADSYKLKAEGGITSSYIKIPLDFKHRNVSYQRTVEIIAEIDKLPTFPENLNQIMSLINKPDSSIQQITEQVGRDVSLSTNILKLANSASFAQGRKVETLEDAIKLIGLSELNNILLSLGTKKILEERYKEFEHIWEMSSLSAYICRRLGERMGWKKTFLTNLVCAALLHNIGLVLLLSLEGDTIEKLTDISGKKLLPSTLGLEEAALGITHTSLGGMICEKWNFSDTIKVAAEYHHRPLMAKKESRDVVFAVYLSDWIIDCLDGKADPAAIHWEVLQHFGFKKDEEWLEFGKKVIEEYKAFQKYSA; encoded by the coding sequence ATGAATATAAACTGGTACCATTTCGAAAAGGAAGGATACTATCTTAGCGTTCGTAACGTAAACGAACGCATTGAAAAGCTAAATCCTCTCTATATCCGGTTTACCACTTTGAACAAAAATGTGGATAAACTAATCAGCGTTCTTTTGGACAGGTACCTGGTCTATTTGGATGCGATTACCCTCAAAGAATCCGTTTTTTCTATCTTAAGAGAAAGTGCGATGAACGCTGTTAAGGCAAATTCCAAACGTATCTTTTTTGCCGAAAACAATCTGAACATTTCCAATCCGGACGACTATGTGAGAGGGATGGCGAATTTCAAAAAGGAAATGATCAAGGACAAGGAAAGATATGCTGCCTTGTTGGAAAAAGTGAAATTCCATTGTTTGATCACTCTAGCATTTAACCGAACTAGCTTTTTGATGAGAGTATCCAATAACGCTCCTATTATTCCTGAAGAATTAAAACGTGTAGAAAATCGAATCGGCAAGAGCAAAGAGTATAATGACCTGGGAGAGGTTTTCGCAGATCATGCTGACGATACGGAAGGTGCTGGCCTTGGGCTTGCGATGTCTCTTCTGATGTTAAAGAATGAAGGAATTAGTGCTGATTCTTATAAATTAAAGGCAGAAGGCGGGATCACTTCTTCCTATATAAAAATTCCGTTGGACTTCAAACATCGAAATGTTTCCTACCAACGTACTGTCGAAATTATCGCAGAGATAGATAAACTTCCTACATTTCCTGAAAACTTAAATCAGATCATGAGCTTGATCAATAAACCTGATTCTTCTATCCAACAGATTACGGAGCAGGTCGGAAGAGACGTTTCCTTATCTACCAATATTTTAAAACTCGCAAACTCTGCTTCTTTTGCACAAGGAAGAAAAGTAGAAACTTTAGAAGACGCGATCAAACTGATTGGTCTATCAGAATTAAATAATATTCTTTTGAGTCTCGGAACTAAAAAGATCTTGGAAGAAAGATACAAAGAGTTCGAGCATATTTGGGAAATGTCCAGTCTTTCCGCTTATATTTGCAGAAGGCTAGGGGAAAGAATGGGCTGGAAGAAAACATTCCTGACCAATCTGGTTTGTGCAGCTCTTCTTCATAATATAGGACTTGTACTTTTACTATCTCTAGAAGGGGATACGATCGAAAAGTTAACCGATATCTCCGGCAAAAAACTTTTACCTTCTACCCTTGGATTGGAAGAAGCCGCACTTGGTATTACCCATACTTCCTTAGGAGGTATGATCTGTGAAAAATGGAATTTCTCGGATACGATCAAGGTCGCAGCAGAATACCATCACAGACCATTGATGGCCAAAAAGGAATCCAGAGATGTTGTATTTGCGGTCTACTTATCTGATTGGATCATAGATTGTTTGGATGGAAAAGCGGATCCGGCAGCGATCCACTGGGAAGTACTTCAACATTTCGGCTTTAAAAAAGATGAGGAATGGTTGGAGTTCGGTAAGAAGGTTATAGAAGAATATAAAGCCTTTCAGAAATATTCTGCCTGA
- the rsmA gene encoding 16S rRNA (adenine(1518)-N(6)/adenine(1519)-N(6))-dimethyltransferase RsmA: MSSPEYPFYKPNVIREFLSERSSAPLKKWGQNFLIDPNAIKTLFSSAAPELLQKSELILEIGPGLGALSHLLYGLRKKLRLYEIDPVYYKWLNEFLPGTEIILGDARDTLSEQENSSCFLFGNLPYYITSELILLSLEKFPNLQGAVFLVQKEFAQRITKEISSLSIYAGSYGKFQSKKTIKAGCFYPSPNVDSSVLTFVSNKRFSKKESYQVLEILCRTLFWGKRKKIGSSIKEAPLDSFYPNGLPIQISEENLRSKLKECIGSARISLDKRPEELKAEDFYKIVDHFQID, translated from the coding sequence ATGAGCTCCCCGGAATACCCATTTTATAAACCAAATGTGATCCGGGAATTTTTATCAGAAAGATCTTCTGCTCCTCTCAAAAAATGGGGACAAAACTTTCTAATTGATCCAAACGCTATAAAAACTTTATTCTCAAGCGCTGCACCGGAACTTCTACAAAAATCAGAACTGATCTTAGAAATCGGCCCAGGCCTCGGAGCGCTTTCCCATTTACTCTATGGACTAAGGAAAAAACTGAGATTATATGAGATTGATCCAGTATATTATAAATGGTTAAATGAGTTTCTACCTGGAACCGAGATCATTTTAGGAGATGCAAGAGATACATTATCCGAGCAGGAAAATAGCTCCTGTTTTTTATTCGGAAATCTTCCTTATTATATCACTTCCGAACTTATACTTCTTTCTTTAGAAAAATTTCCGAATTTGCAAGGAGCAGTTTTTTTAGTCCAAAAAGAATTTGCTCAAAGGATCACTAAGGAAATTTCTTCTCTTTCAATTTATGCGGGATCTTACGGAAAATTCCAAAGCAAAAAGACAATCAAGGCTGGATGTTTTTATCCTTCCCCCAATGTGGATTCAAGTGTACTTACATTTGTTTCCAACAAAAGATTTTCTAAAAAAGAGTCTTACCAAGTTTTAGAAATTTTATGCAGGACCTTATTTTGGGGAAAAAGAAAAAAGATAGGTTCTTCTATCAAAGAAGCTCCATTAGATTCTTTTTATCCGAACGGTCTTCCTATCCAAATCTCCGAAGAAAATTTAAGATCTAAATTAAAAGAATGTATAGGATCAGCCAGAATTTCTTTAGATAAAAGACCAGAAGAATTAAAGGCAGAAGATTTTTATAAGATTGTAGATCATTTTCAGATCGATTAA
- a CDS encoding electron transfer flavoprotein subunit alpha/FixB family protein → MSNVLIVGELKNGELKKISKEITSAGRKIADALGGKVTALLIGSGVEKFAGDLGAVGADSVVTVNAGDFNAETWANLVAGVIKEKNPSVVLVPHTSQGKDYSPRVAVKVGAGIIADAVGLSVDGGKVVAKKPIYSGKAYGNFKVTSPIAIFTVRPNSQEVVQKAGAGAAEAASPSAGDAKVKIVSSDLSGGNKVQLAEASIIVSGGRGIKGPENWPVLQGLADILGAALGASRAAVDAGWISHSHQVGQTGKTVSPNCYIACGISGAIQHLAGMGSSKYIVAINKDGDAPIFKVATYGVVGDLFEVVPALTDEFKKVLG, encoded by the coding sequence GTGAGCAACGTTTTAATCGTAGGCGAACTCAAAAACGGAGAACTCAAAAAGATCTCCAAAGAAATCACTTCCGCTGGCCGCAAAATTGCGGACGCACTCGGAGGAAAAGTTACCGCTCTTCTCATCGGATCCGGAGTTGAAAAATTCGCAGGAGACCTGGGAGCAGTTGGAGCTGATAGCGTAGTTACTGTAAATGCAGGAGACTTCAACGCAGAAACTTGGGCGAATTTAGTAGCCGGAGTTATTAAGGAAAAAAATCCTTCTGTTGTTTTAGTTCCTCACACTTCTCAAGGAAAAGATTATTCTCCAAGAGTAGCTGTAAAAGTAGGAGCAGGGATCATTGCTGACGCAGTTGGTCTTTCTGTAGACGGCGGAAAAGTAGTGGCTAAAAAGCCAATCTACTCTGGAAAAGCATACGGTAATTTCAAAGTTACCAGCCCAATCGCTATTTTCACTGTTCGTCCAAACTCACAAGAAGTAGTACAAAAAGCTGGAGCAGGCGCTGCTGAAGCTGCAAGTCCATCCGCAGGAGACGCGAAAGTTAAAATCGTATCTTCCGATCTAAGCGGCGGGAACAAAGTTCAATTGGCAGAAGCTTCTATCATCGTTTCTGGCGGACGCGGAATTAAAGGACCTGAAAACTGGCCTGTTCTCCAAGGTTTGGCGGACATTTTAGGCGCAGCTTTAGGAGCTTCCCGTGCTGCGGTCGACGCTGGCTGGATTTCTCATAGCCATCAAGTGGGTCAAACTGGTAAAACCGTTTCCCCGAACTGCTATATCGCATGCGGAATTTCCGGAGCAATTCAGCACTTGGCCGGAATGGGCTCTTCTAAGTATATCGTGGCTATCAATAAGGACGGAGATGCTCCAATCTTTAAAGTAGCTACCTACGGAGTCGTAGGGGACCTTTTTGAAGTCGTACCGGCACTTACCGACGAGTTTAAAAAAGTACTTGGATAA
- a CDS encoding ABC transporter permease, giving the protein MSSQTDFKFFISSAFRQIGTLLRLTFVQIIRRKAIFFYFSLLGFFLLGEWTCTTSAGGETSHGVSSSMYFILTSFWSLVFLVILTSDLLRQDMDAQVHTLWLSRPVDPYAYVGSKGLALLICVVLFVLLAFGISSSFSLEIPWEFLWYQGTMMLVYSFFVLLVLLVTLFSNQSLAIVSSLGLLLFSCILDFVAYNQNIDMSADASDVKKFALKTIYWVLPQVGTVFYHSYALFSAKVDPKNFYGPYSFVQVGAWIVILKSTLWLSTRHKEI; this is encoded by the coding sequence TTGAGTTCTCAAACTGATTTTAAATTTTTTATCTCTTCTGCATTTCGTCAAATTGGGACTCTGCTTCGGCTAACGTTTGTTCAAATTATAAGGCGTAAGGCAATATTCTTTTATTTTTCTCTGCTTGGATTTTTCCTATTGGGAGAATGGACCTGCACCACATCCGCAGGAGGAGAAACTAGTCATGGTGTTTCTTCTTCTATGTATTTTATTCTAACTTCTTTTTGGAGTTTGGTTTTTCTGGTGATCCTGACTTCTGACCTTCTTCGCCAAGATATGGACGCCCAGGTCCACACTTTGTGGTTGAGTCGTCCTGTGGATCCATACGCTTATGTAGGAAGTAAGGGACTCGCTTTGCTTATATGCGTGGTGCTCTTTGTGCTTTTGGCTTTCGGGATCAGCTCTTCGTTCTCTCTGGAAATCCCTTGGGAGTTCCTTTGGTATCAGGGAACCATGATGTTAGTGTATTCGTTTTTTGTTCTATTGGTTCTTTTAGTAACTCTATTTTCGAACCAATCCCTCGCGATCGTAAGTTCTCTCGGTCTTTTACTTTTCAGCTGCATTTTAGATTTTGTAGCTTATAATCAAAATATTGATATGTCTGCAGATGCGAGCGATGTCAAAAAATTCGCTCTAAAAACGATCTACTGGGTTCTCCCTCAGGTCGGGACTGTTTTTTATCATTCTTACGCGCTTTTTTCGGCGAAGGTTGACCCTAAAAATTTCTACGGACCTTATTCATTCGTCCAAGTAGGAGCATGGATCGTAATTTTAAAATCCACTCTATGGTTGAGCACTCGACACAAAGAGATTTAG
- a CDS encoding LolA family protein, with translation MASSKGILSFLGAAALLVCGTSILSDPGKERLSGVIGKMAEISSFRASITINNELTGTLSYQRPNHIHVKFSDGRVIASNGRYLWFYSPSRGIVGKQDVKGMTGGMAGLLSGYEEVTPVGGSLRLKSATRTYEEIVVTLGPDNTPRSLRMKSRSTGEYTSVSFSGVQTGIGLPASLFNFGAPSNAQIVENPLNERE, from the coding sequence ATGGCTTCATCCAAGGGTATATTATCCTTTTTGGGTGCCGCAGCTCTACTGGTCTGCGGCACTTCTATTTTATCCGATCCTGGCAAGGAAAGGTTAAGCGGCGTCATCGGAAAGATGGCCGAAATTTCCAGCTTTCGGGCGAGTATTACGATCAATAACGAACTCACCGGAACTCTTTCTTATCAAAGACCAAATCATATACATGTAAAATTCTCCGACGGAAGGGTCATCGCTTCCAACGGGCGTTATCTTTGGTTTTATTCCCCTTCCAGAGGAATTGTAGGAAAACAAGACGTAAAAGGTATGACCGGTGGAATGGCCGGCCTTCTTTCGGGATACGAAGAAGTAACTCCAGTGGGAGGTTCACTTCGACTAAAATCCGCAACAAGGACTTACGAAGAGATCGTAGTCACCTTAGGTCCGGATAATACTCCTCGTTCCCTCAGAATGAAGAGCAGATCCACCGGAGAATATACCTCCGTAAGTTTTTCCGGAGTCCAAACCGGTATAGGTTTACCTGCGTCTCTCTTCAATTTCGGAGCACCTTCCAACGCGCAAATTGTGGAGAACCCGCTTAACGAGAGGGAATAA
- the rsgA gene encoding ribosome small subunit-dependent GTPase A encodes MDQQPSLNLSVWDADREKEFIKISEDLGISDPVSARIIGEQGQEFRLELVSIKEEGTGTLTGALRFNADSSLDLPVAGDWVLVTKLSGEEYLIHKVLPRRSLLVRKTKGETLKPDPICANMDRIFLLHGLDGDFQPRRLERTLIQIWESKATPVVVLTKKDLYSDREEELREKIEIVRKSCPGVEVFSVSNHKQEGLEELEMFWKDGSTSAFIGSSGVGKSSLLNLLIGEKIRSVNEVRESDSKGRHTTTNRWMFRLDSGAWILDTPGMREIQLWSDGSGLEETFPEIFEAASDCRFQDCSHISEPDCGVKFAINLGKISEERFKSYLKLKRELERTANLSAPNSVEFREQKAKWKSIHKEQKRMQQQRDRERYR; translated from the coding sequence ATGGACCAACAACCATCTTTGAATTTATCCGTATGGGATGCGGATAGAGAAAAAGAATTTATCAAAATTTCAGAGGACCTAGGTATCTCCGACCCTGTCTCTGCGAGAATTATCGGAGAACAGGGACAAGAGTTTCGTCTCGAATTAGTAAGTATTAAAGAAGAAGGTACCGGAACATTAACCGGTGCACTTCGTTTTAATGCAGATTCTAGTTTGGATCTACCAGTCGCAGGAGATTGGGTACTCGTCACAAAACTAAGCGGAGAAGAATATCTAATCCATAAGGTTCTTCCCAGAAGAAGTTTACTCGTACGAAAAACCAAAGGAGAAACTTTAAAGCCAGATCCTATCTGTGCAAACATGGATCGAATTTTTCTCTTACATGGTTTGGATGGGGACTTCCAACCAAGAAGATTGGAAAGAACTCTGATACAAATTTGGGAAAGTAAGGCTACACCAGTAGTCGTACTTACTAAGAAAGATTTGTATTCGGACAGAGAAGAAGAACTAAGGGAGAAGATCGAGATCGTTCGAAAATCTTGTCCTGGTGTAGAAGTATTTTCGGTTTCCAATCATAAACAAGAAGGTTTGGAAGAACTGGAAATGTTTTGGAAAGACGGATCCACTTCTGCTTTTATTGGATCTTCCGGAGTAGGTAAATCTTCTCTTCTCAATTTATTGATCGGAGAAAAGATCAGATCAGTAAACGAAGTCAGAGAATCTGATTCGAAAGGAAGACATACCACTACGAATAGATGGATGTTCCGTTTGGATTCAGGTGCTTGGATCTTGGACACTCCAGGAATGAGGGAGATCCAACTTTGGTCTGACGGTTCAGGTTTGGAAGAAACCTTTCCTGAAATTTTCGAGGCTGCTTCTGATTGTAGATTCCAAGACTGTTCCCATATCAGTGAACCTGATTGTGGAGTAAAATTTGCGATCAACTTAGGAAAAATTTCGGAAGAAAGATTCAAAAGTTATCTGAAACTCAAAAGGGAATTGGAAAGAACCGCGAATCTAAGCGCTCCAAACTCAGTTGAATTCAGAGAACAAAAAGCGAAGTGGAAATCTATCCACAAAGAACAGAAAAGAATGCAACAACAACGAGACCGAGAAAGGTATCGTTAG
- a CDS encoding electron transfer flavoprotein subunit beta/FixA family protein: MKIIVLVKQVPDTETNIKVGDKSINEAGIKWIISPYDEFAIEEGLRLREKNGGEVIAVSLGPDRVQESLRQAYAMGADRAVQIKVDNYVPFDTVLTAELIANFAKAENADIIIGGRQSIDSDSSQVVIQVAEGLGIAHISFAVSLEISGTSVKATKEVEGGTQVVETSLPVAITAQKGLNEPRYPNLKGLMAAKKKPIETKTPADLGNPASKIEVVALEPPPPRIPGRKLEAADAKGYAEQLVKALREEAKVI, encoded by the coding sequence ATGAAGATCATCGTTTTAGTGAAACAGGTGCCTGACACCGAAACGAATATCAAAGTCGGGGACAAGTCCATCAATGAAGCCGGAATTAAATGGATTATCTCTCCGTACGACGAATTCGCAATTGAAGAAGGGCTTAGATTACGCGAGAAAAATGGTGGAGAGGTTATTGCAGTCTCTCTAGGACCAGATCGCGTTCAAGAGTCATTACGCCAAGCATACGCAATGGGAGCGGACCGTGCCGTTCAGATCAAAGTGGACAATTACGTTCCTTTTGATACCGTTTTAACCGCAGAATTGATCGCAAACTTCGCGAAAGCTGAAAATGCAGACATCATCATCGGCGGACGCCAATCTATCGATAGCGACAGCTCCCAAGTAGTGATCCAAGTTGCAGAAGGACTCGGAATCGCTCATATCTCTTTCGCAGTTAGCTTAGAGATCAGCGGAACATCCGTAAAAGCTACTAAAGAGGTAGAAGGTGGAACCCAAGTTGTGGAGACCAGCCTACCAGTAGCGATCACTGCTCAAAAAGGATTAAACGAACCTCGTTATCCTAACTTGAAAGGTTTGATGGCTGCTAAGAAGAAGCCTATCGAAACCAAAACGCCTGCAGATTTAGGAAATCCTGCAAGCAAGATCGAAGTAGTAGCATTGGAGCCACCTCCACCTCGTATTCCTGGTCGCAAGTTAGAAGCGGCTGATGCGAAAGGTTATGCTGAACAATTAGTAAAAGCTCTTCGCGAAGAAGCTAAGGTTATCTAA
- a CDS encoding ABC transporter ATP-binding protein, which produces MPQFAIEIEHLRKFYPKVKALQGIDLKIPQGGIFGLLGQNGAGKTTLVRILLGFSKQTEGYCKVLGMEPSPLARTKIGYLPERMAIPTYLSGREFLEASFKLALIPSSIAKKKSNEFLEKLGLAEAADRKISTYSKGMLQRLGLANALGGEPELLLLDEPGTGLDPAGYKEFRELIIEENKKRGVTILINSHRLLEVEQICTEIGILHKGNLMAQGKLDELKQGKDRIRIRLESAPESYLQEISLEHKQDGKTWEIRPKPEVDLKKLPAILVEKGAEIFLYERKTESLEDVFFRLTDGSANGGSN; this is translated from the coding sequence ATGCCTCAATTTGCAATTGAAATAGAACACCTACGCAAATTTTATCCGAAAGTAAAAGCATTACAAGGAATTGATCTGAAAATTCCGCAAGGCGGGATTTTCGGTCTACTCGGTCAGAACGGAGCCGGTAAAACTACTTTGGTCCGTATCTTACTTGGTTTCTCCAAACAAACCGAAGGTTACTGCAAAGTTTTGGGTATGGAACCTTCCCCGCTTGCAAGAACTAAGATAGGTTATCTTCCGGAAAGAATGGCGATACCTACTTATTTGAGTGGGAGAGAGTTTTTAGAAGCAAGTTTCAAACTCGCGCTGATACCTTCTTCCATTGCAAAAAAGAAAAGTAATGAGTTTTTAGAAAAGTTGGGACTAGCAGAAGCTGCTGATCGAAAAATTTCCACTTACTCCAAAGGTATGTTACAAAGATTAGGACTTGCAAATGCACTTGGTGGAGAACCCGAACTTTTACTTTTAGATGAGCCTGGCACAGGTTTAGATCCTGCAGGTTATAAAGAATTCAGAGAACTAATTATAGAAGAGAACAAAAAGAGAGGAGTTACAATTCTAATCAACTCCCATCGTCTGTTAGAAGTAGAACAGATCTGTACTGAGATTGGTATCCTGCATAAAGGAAATCTAATGGCTCAGGGCAAATTGGACGAATTAAAACAAGGAAAAGACAGGATACGTATCCGTCTGGAATCCGCTCCTGAATCTTATTTGCAAGAGATCTCCTTGGAACATAAGCAGGACGGAAAAACTTGGGAAATACGTCCGAAACCGGAAGTGGATCTGAAAAAACTTCCTGCAATTTTAGTGGAGAAGGGTGCGGAAATTTTCCTCTACGAAAGAAAGACTGAATCTTTAGAAGATGTATTCTTCAGACTTACTGACGGCTCCGCAAATGGAGGATCAAATTGA
- a CDS encoding ComEC/Rec2 family competence protein: protein MGEYLEQNYRDWIPSSLFSYLVLGLLSTLFLDSFFPDLVLVWTSIHSINIILFSFLFFGKKIPYFSWGVILFFVLAICGYTKRSAPFLKESSTWKKEFSQKINQVLDKAKIEGRAREISIGLVLGDAKGLDKEFKKNAKEGGILHLFAASGLHLGILIGCMFAVLKRIPFLGYYLPRILPVLFGLLYLACLGFPISLARAWIFSAWILLQSMFFRKSKPADLLISSAGLVYLWDPIRSFGVSFLLSFGAVSGILLLLPCFQKCLPPAGEDKTILTRFIGFWRENLLVSLSAGLGTLPSLIYYFGTYSFGSLGLNLILVPICGILLPLLYFSLVLETMSLSLLARPLWKIVLFLLEILEKTTLYWGESDWNLVHYYRGNTKFFGLGIWFLFLLFLSFWKLLPSDKVKNSELDLSNPLNKKTRKVTLFKKIWLLGFCICCGFQFLLANSASWIQLPDVFFGDRFIFFLQEKNRVVLAGKCKYSSKILYKSLGKDPERFCGNSKTFEIYIEHESCLDWVSECLKRNQNLSLKYGGKEKPKIASLENWNLIPKLVEFHLPEPGQKLIRFDIEKDSLITLSNRTKSGEGIILIIPRFGIKEDLREWNRFRKQLGIAPGWKFIGSDELPGIPIL from the coding sequence ATGGGCGAATACTTGGAACAAAACTACCGGGACTGGATTCCCTCCTCCTTATTTTCCTATCTAGTTTTAGGACTTTTATCCACTTTATTTTTAGATTCTTTCTTTCCAGATCTGGTCTTAGTTTGGACTTCAATACATTCAATTAATATAATACTTTTTTCTTTTTTATTCTTCGGGAAAAAGATTCCATACTTTTCTTGGGGAGTGATCTTATTTTTTGTTTTGGCGATCTGCGGTTATACCAAAAGATCCGCTCCCTTTCTGAAAGAATCCAGTACTTGGAAAAAAGAATTCTCCCAAAAAATCAATCAAGTCTTGGACAAGGCAAAGATAGAAGGCAGAGCCAGAGAAATTTCCATCGGTTTAGTTTTAGGGGACGCAAAAGGTTTAGATAAAGAATTTAAAAAGAATGCTAAAGAAGGAGGAATTTTACATTTATTCGCTGCCTCTGGCTTACATCTGGGGATTTTAATAGGATGTATGTTCGCTGTATTGAAACGAATTCCTTTCTTAGGATATTATCTTCCGAGAATACTTCCTGTATTATTCGGATTATTGTATTTAGCATGTTTAGGTTTTCCAATCTCACTTGCAAGAGCTTGGATATTTTCTGCCTGGATACTTTTACAATCTATGTTTTTCCGAAAATCCAAACCTGCGGATCTATTAATATCTTCCGCTGGATTAGTTTATCTTTGGGATCCAATTCGTTCTTTTGGAGTTTCATTTTTACTTTCCTTCGGCGCAGTTTCCGGAATTCTACTTTTGCTTCCTTGTTTTCAAAAATGTCTCCCTCCAGCTGGGGAAGATAAAACGATCTTAACTAGATTTATTGGATTCTGGAGAGAAAATCTTTTAGTTTCCTTATCTGCAGGGCTCGGGACATTACCTTCTTTAATTTACTATTTCGGGACTTATAGTTTTGGATCTCTGGGTTTAAACCTGATCTTAGTTCCAATCTGCGGGATCTTACTTCCTTTATTATATTTTTCTTTAGTATTGGAAACAATGTCTCTTTCCTTGCTTGCACGGCCCCTCTGGAAAATCGTTTTATTTCTTTTGGAAATTTTAGAAAAAACAACTCTCTATTGGGGAGAATCAGATTGGAATTTGGTACATTATTATAGAGGTAATACAAAATTTTTCGGATTAGGGATTTGGTTTTTATTCCTACTCTTCTTATCTTTTTGGAAATTACTCCCTTCAGACAAAGTCAAAAATTCCGAATTGGATCTTTCTAATCCTTTAAATAAGAAAACTCGAAAAGTCACACTATTCAAAAAGATCTGGCTTTTAGGATTTTGTATTTGTTGCGGTTTTCAATTTTTATTAGCAAATTCCGCTTCTTGGATCCAACTACCTGATGTATTTTTCGGAGATAGATTTATATTCTTCCTACAAGAAAAGAACAGAGTAGTTCTCGCAGGAAAATGTAAGTATAGTTCCAAAATTCTGTATAAGTCCTTGGGAAAAGATCCGGAAAGATTTTGTGGAAATTCTAAAACCTTTGAAATTTATATAGAACATGAGTCTTGTTTGGACTGGGTCTCAGAATGTTTGAAAAGGAATCAAAATCTTTCTCTGAAATACGGAGGAAAAGAAAAACCAAAGATCGCTAGTCTCGAAAATTGGAATTTAATTCCTAAGTTAGTAGAATTTCACCTGCCTGAGCCAGGCCAAAAGTTGATCCGATTTGATATTGAAAAAGATTCGTTAATTACTCTGTCAAATCGAACAAAAAGCGGAGAAGGGATTATACTGATCATTCCAAGATTTGGGATCAAAGAAGATCTAAGAGAATGGAATCGATTTAGAAAACAGCTTGGAATCGCTCCCGGTTGGAAGTTTATTGGAAGTGATGAGCTCCCCGGAATACCCATTTTATAA
- the trpS gene encoding tryptophan--tRNA ligase, producing MRILTGVQPSGKLHLGNYFSVIRKLVDYQNKSDLFCFVADLHALTTFSSAKNQTENTYDAVCDFLALGIDPDKCAFWIQSEVPEVTELTWYLSMSITVPKLELAHSYKDKVAKGIVPSGGLFFYPVLMAADILAFNSDKVPVGKDQKQHLEYARDIAEKFNSQYGETFKLPEPEIDEETAIVPGVDGAKMSKSYGNTINFFDDEKKLKKSVMGILTDSAGVDEAKDYEKSIIYSIHSLFLNESGKKDLQSRFTNPGTGYGDLKKALLETVLDYFGPYRKEREKIAADPAYVRSVMKKGSDKARAASSQILDNVRGKLGIGISKVSV from the coding sequence ATGAGGATATTGACCGGGGTACAACCTTCTGGTAAATTACATTTAGGAAATTACTTCTCCGTTATACGCAAGTTAGTAGATTATCAAAATAAGTCCGACCTATTCTGTTTTGTAGCTGACTTGCACGCATTAACCACTTTTAGTTCTGCAAAAAACCAAACAGAAAATACTTATGATGCAGTTTGTGATTTTTTAGCGTTAGGGATCGATCCAGACAAATGTGCATTTTGGATCCAATCAGAAGTTCCAGAAGTCACTGAACTTACTTGGTATCTGAGCATGTCCATCACAGTTCCTAAATTGGAATTGGCCCACTCTTATAAAGATAAGGTCGCTAAAGGAATTGTTCCAAGTGGCGGACTTTTCTTTTATCCAGTTTTAATGGCTGCTGATATTCTCGCATTTAATAGCGACAAGGTTCCAGTCGGAAAAGACCAAAAACAACATTTAGAATATGCAAGAGATATAGCGGAGAAGTTTAACTCACAATACGGAGAAACTTTCAAACTTCCTGAACCTGAAATAGACGAAGAGACTGCGATCGTACCTGGAGTGGACGGAGCGAAAATGTCCAAGTCTTACGGAAATACGATTAACTTTTTTGATGATGAGAAGAAGTTAAAAAAATCTGTAATGGGGATACTTACTGATTCTGCAGGAGTGGATGAAGCAAAGGATTATGAGAAAAGTATAATATATTCCATTCATTCACTTTTTTTAAATGAATCCGGCAAAAAAGATCTTCAATCCAGATTTACAAACCCAGGAACTGGTTATGGAGATCTCAAAAAAGCATTATTAGAGACTGTCTTAGATTATTTCGGCCCTTATCGAAAGGAAAGAGAGAAGATTGCAGCCGATCCTGCTTATGTAAGATCCGTAATGAAAAAAGGATCAGACAAAGCGAGAGCGGCTTCTTCTCAAATCTTAGATAATGTAAGAGGAAAACTGGGAATCGGAATCTCAAAAGTTTCCGTTTAA